From Glycine max cultivar Williams 82 chromosome 11, Glycine_max_v4.0, whole genome shotgun sequence, the proteins below share one genomic window:
- the LOC100787382 gene encoding uncharacterized protein translates to MADWGPVVIAVVLFVLLSPGLVFQLPGKSRVVEFGNMQTSAVSILVHTIIFFGLITIFLVAIGVHIYTG, encoded by the coding sequence atggcgGATTGGGGTCCAGTGGTGATAGCAGTGGTGCTGTTTGTGTTGCTAAGCCCTGGTCTTGTGTTTCAATTGCCAGGGAAGAGCAGAGTGGTGGAGTTTGGGAACATGCAAACCAGTGCAGTGTCTATCTTGGTCCACACAATCATCTTCTTTGGTCTCATTACCATCTTTCTTGTTGCTATTGGTGTGCATATCTACACTGGCTAG